The following are from one region of the Baumannia cicadellinicola str. Hc (Homalodisca coagulata) genome:
- the aroA gene encoding 3-phosphoshikimate 1-carboxyvinyltransferase has protein sequence MQELLTLQPIVRVNGTIHLPGSKSISNRALLLAAQALGKTCLINLLDSYDVRYMLDALHKLGINYCLSIDRRSCEIDGIGRPLRVDTALELYLGNSGIALRSLVAALCLQNKNIIITGDKRMKNRPIGHLVDALRQGSAQIHYLEKDNYPPLLLQGGFYNGDITIDCSLSSQFLTSLLMMAPLASQDRCIFVKGRLVSKPYIDMTLAMMKSFGIVVQHDQYKIFYIKGKSQYRSPGHYLVEGDATNASYFLAAAAIRGGTVRVTGVGSNSIQGDIRFADILANMGAIIRWGVNYIECTRNSLCSIDIDMNALPDTAMTIAIVALFTYNGVTTLRNIYNWRIKETNRLVAMATELRKVGAIVVEGKEYLSIKPPNMFKIAKINTYDDHRIAMCFALVALSNVSITIVNPKCTYKTFPDFFKLLKGISIT, from the coding sequence ATGCAGGAATTGCTAACATTACAACCTATTGTCCGTGTAAACGGCACGATTCATTTACCAGGCTCAAAAAGTATCTCGAACCGTGCATTATTGCTAGCTGCCCAAGCTTTAGGTAAAACTTGTTTGATAAATCTGCTTGATAGCTATGACGTACGCTACATGCTAGATGCTTTGCATAAACTGGGGATTAACTATTGCTTATCTATAGATCGACGGAGCTGTGAGATAGATGGTATAGGTCGTCCTTTACGTGTAGATACAGCACTAGAATTATATTTAGGTAACTCTGGTATAGCACTACGTTCACTTGTTGCTGCGCTGTGTTTACAAAACAAAAATATTATTATTACCGGCGATAAACGAATGAAAAACCGACCTATTGGTCATTTAGTTGACGCATTACGTCAAGGTAGTGCACAAATCCATTATTTAGAAAAAGATAATTATCCACCATTACTTTTACAAGGTGGTTTTTATAATGGTGATATTACAATAGATTGTAGTTTGTCTAGTCAGTTTCTTACATCATTACTCATGATGGCTCCACTAGCCTCGCAAGATAGATGTATTTTTGTTAAGGGAAGATTAGTATCGAAACCATATATTGACATGACTTTAGCAATGATGAAAAGTTTTGGTATTGTGGTACAGCACGATCAATATAAAATATTTTATATTAAGGGTAAGAGCCAATACCGTTCTCCGGGTCACTATTTAGTAGAAGGCGATGCAACGAATGCCTCATATTTTCTAGCAGCAGCAGCAATTCGAGGAGGTACAGTGCGAGTTACTGGAGTTGGTAGCAATAGTATACAAGGAGATATCCGTTTTGCTGATATATTAGCTAACATGGGTGCAATTATTCGTTGGGGAGTAAATTACATAGAATGTACTCGTAACTCACTCTGCTCTATTGATATTGACATGAATGCTCTACCAGATACAGCTATGACTATAGCTATCGTTGCATTATTTACATATAATGGAGTAACAACATTACGTAATATATATAATTGGCGCATTAAAGAAACAAACAGGTTAGTAGCTATGGCTACAGAGCTGCGTAAAGTTGGTGCTATAGTTGTTGAGGGAAAAGAATACTTATCGATAAAACCTCCTAATATGTTTAAAATAGCCAAAATTAATACATACGATGATCATCGTATTGCTATGTGTTTTGCTTTAGTAGCATTATCTAATGTATCAATAACAATTGTTAATCCTAAATGTACTTATAAAACCTTCCCTGATTTTTTTAAATTACTTAAAGGTATTAGTATTACTTAA
- the cmk gene encoding (d)CMP kinase, whose protein sequence is MTFIIPVITIDGPSNSGKGTLCKVLAERLQWNLLDSGAIYRVLALAALQHNLVIKDEEALVPLAVHLDVSFIIDQGQLVVFLEGKDMSKAIRNERIAHLSSKIAVLPRVRDALLYRQRAFRTTPGLIADGRDMGTVVFPDALVKIFLDASPEERARRRLQQLQEQGFSVNFKHILSKIKERDERDKNRITAPLKPAVNAFLIDSTQLTIDAVITSVMEYLKLIFR, encoded by the coding sequence ATGACATTTATAATACCAGTCATAACTATCGATGGACCTAGTAATTCTGGAAAAGGAACATTATGTAAAGTATTAGCAGAAAGATTACAGTGGAATTTGCTAGATTCTGGTGCGATTTATCGAGTACTAGCACTAGCAGCGCTACAACATAATTTAGTTATCAAGGACGAAGAAGCACTAGTACCATTGGCTGTACATCTAGATGTAAGCTTTATTATTGATCAAGGGCAATTAGTAGTATTTCTTGAAGGAAAAGATATGAGCAAAGCTATCCGAAATGAGAGAATAGCTCATCTTTCCTCAAAAATTGCAGTTTTACCACGAGTACGCGATGCATTACTCTATCGTCAACGTGCGTTCCGTACTACTCCAGGTTTAATTGCTGATGGACGTGATATGGGTACTGTTGTTTTTCCTGATGCCCTAGTGAAAATTTTTCTTGATGCCTCGCCGGAAGAAAGAGCGCGCCGGCGCCTACAACAGTTGCAGGAACAAGGTTTTAGTGTTAACTTTAAACATATTTTATCAAAAATAAAAGAAAGAGATGAACGTGACAAAAATCGCATAACTGCTCCTCTAAAACCAGCTGTTAATGCGTTTTTGATTGACTCGACTCAGCTGACTATCGACGCGGTGATAACAAGTGTTATGGAATATCTAAAATTAATTTTTAGATAG
- the rpsA gene encoding 30S ribosomal protein S1 yields MTKSFAQLFEESLKNITTRPGSIVRGTIVSIAKDIVLVDAGLKSESAIPIAQFYNAQGELEIKVNDQVDVALDAVEDGFGETILSRDKAKRHEAWLMLEQAYEEAAIVTGIINSKVKGGFTVELNGIRAFLPGSLVDMRPVRDTLHLEGKELEFKVIKLDQKRNNVVVSRRAVIESENSFERDNLLENMQEGMEVKGLVKNLTDYGAFVDLGGVDGLLHITDMAWKRVKHPSEIVTIGDEIIVKILKFDRERTRVSLGLKQLSQDPWYAIAQRYPENSRLTGRVTNLTDYGCFVEIEEGVEGLVHVSEMDWTNKNVHPSKVVNVNDIVEIMVLDIDEERRRISLGLKQCQANPWQKFAETHEKGDRVEGKIKSITDFGIFIGLEGGIDGLVHLSDIYWNLSGEEAAREYKKGEEIAAVVLQVDAERERISLGIKQLDQDPLSHYLSLNKKGAIVSGKIIAVDDKGALIQLASGVEGYLRTFDTDSVESRRDSAMLLNIGDNIEATLIGVDRKNRFINLSIRNKDEVDDKKALSTVTTKQEANNLSNVMVEAFKAATKS; encoded by the coding sequence ATGACAAAATCTTTTGCTCAACTCTTTGAAGAATCTCTGAAAAACATCACAACCCGCCCTGGGTCTATTGTTCGTGGTACGATTGTATCGATAGCTAAAGATATAGTTCTCGTTGATGCTGGTCTAAAATCGGAATCCGCTATTCCTATAGCGCAATTTTATAATGCCCAGGGAGAACTAGAAATAAAAGTCAATGATCAGGTTGACGTAGCGCTAGATGCCGTAGAAGATGGTTTCGGAGAAACTATACTTTCTCGTGACAAAGCTAAGCGTCATGAAGCTTGGTTAATGCTAGAACAAGCTTATGAAGAAGCTGCGATCGTAACAGGAATTATTAACAGTAAAGTTAAGGGTGGTTTTACTGTTGAGCTCAATGGTATTAGAGCTTTCCTACCTGGTTCCTTAGTAGATATGCGTCCAGTTCGTGATACATTACATCTGGAAGGCAAAGAGCTAGAGTTTAAAGTAATTAAGTTAGATCAAAAACGTAATAATGTTGTAGTGTCACGTCGTGCTGTTATTGAGTCTGAAAATAGTTTTGAACGAGATAATTTGTTAGAAAATATGCAGGAAGGTATGGAAGTTAAGGGTCTCGTGAAGAATCTGACTGACTACGGTGCATTTGTTGATTTAGGAGGGGTAGACGGGCTACTACATATTACTGATATGGCCTGGAAACGAGTTAAACACCCTAGTGAAATCGTTACTATTGGTGATGAAATTATTGTTAAAATATTAAAATTTGATCGAGAACGTACCCGTGTATCTCTAGGTTTAAAGCAGCTTAGTCAAGATCCTTGGTATGCTATTGCTCAGCGTTACCCAGAAAATTCACGTCTTACTGGACGTGTTACGAATTTAACTGATTATGGATGCTTTGTAGAAATAGAAGAAGGTGTTGAAGGATTAGTACACGTGTCTGAAATGGATTGGACCAATAAAAATGTTCATCCATCGAAAGTCGTTAATGTTAATGATATTGTTGAAATTATGGTACTTGATATCGATGAAGAACGCCGTCGTATTTCTCTCGGATTAAAACAGTGTCAAGCAAATCCTTGGCAAAAATTTGCTGAAACACATGAGAAAGGTGATCGTGTTGAAGGTAAGATTAAATCAATTACTGATTTTGGTATTTTTATCGGTCTAGAAGGAGGTATCGACGGCTTAGTTCATTTATCTGATATTTATTGGAATCTTTCAGGTGAAGAGGCCGCACGTGAGTATAAAAAAGGAGAAGAAATTGCGGCAGTTGTTTTACAAGTTGATGCGGAGCGTGAGCGTATTTCCTTAGGTATTAAGCAATTAGATCAAGATCCGTTAAGTCACTACTTGTCTTTAAATAAAAAGGGTGCTATTGTTAGCGGTAAAATAATTGCTGTTGATGATAAAGGAGCTCTAATTCAATTAGCAAGTGGTGTTGAAGGTTATCTACGTACGTTTGATACTGATTCTGTAGAGAGCAGAAGAGATAGTGCAATGTTGCTTAATATCGGCGATAATATCGAAGCTACATTGATTGGAGTGGATAGAAAAAATCGTTTTATTAATTTATCTATTCGTAATAAAGACGAAGTTGATGATAAAAAGGCGCTTAGTACTGTAACTACTAAGCAAGAAGCAAATAATTTATCTAATGTTATGGTTGAAGCGTTTAAAGCAGCAACTAAAAGTTAG
- a CDS encoding Trm112 family protein, translating into MEISLLNIIACPLCQGQLLLQEQELVCQIDALAYPVRTNIPVLLVSEARNILVK; encoded by the coding sequence ATGGAAATTAGTTTGTTAAATATAATAGCTTGTCCATTATGTCAAGGGCAACTCTTACTACAAGAACAGGAATTAGTTTGTCAAATAGATGCGCTTGCTTATCCTGTCCGTACTAATATACCAGTTTTGTTAGTAAGTGAAGCACGTAATATTTTGGTAAAATAG
- a CDS encoding DsbA family protein produces the protein MKNSKQRYKKVCFPFIISLLFIKSAFALSFYEGKEYICIDKPDYSAPNVLEFFSFYCQHCYLFDEVYKMNSRITKLLPNHIKVTKYHVNYLGPLSKQLTKAWAVAMILGIEDKISPLIFYAVQQTKSIHNQYDIRELFLKAGVSAQEYDSAWNSLAVKSLQKKQENTATNLKLVGVPSFFINGKYIIKNEGLDMTSTEVYITDLSNVIKFLINK, from the coding sequence ATAAAAAATTCAAAACAGCGTTATAAAAAAGTTTGTTTTCCATTTATAATTAGTTTGCTTTTCATAAAGAGTGCTTTTGCACTATCTTTTTATGAAGGTAAAGAATATATTTGTATTGATAAACCAGATTACAGTGCTCCAAACGTACTCGAATTTTTTTCTTTTTACTGCCAGCACTGCTATCTATTTGATGAAGTCTATAAAATGAATAGCAGAATAACAAAATTACTGCCCAATCATATAAAAGTAACCAAATACCATGTTAATTACCTAGGACCTCTTAGCAAACAACTCACTAAAGCATGGGCAGTTGCTATGATATTAGGTATAGAAGATAAAATAAGTCCACTAATTTTTTACGCAGTACAACAAACTAAGTCAATACATAATCAATATGATATTCGCGAGCTTTTTCTTAAAGCAGGGGTAAGTGCTCAAGAATACGATTCTGCCTGGAATAGTTTAGCCGTTAAATCTTTACAAAAAAAGCAGGAAAATACTGCTACTAATTTAAAATTAGTAGGTGTCCCATCATTTTTTATTAATGGCAAATATATAATTAAAAATGAGGGACTAGATATGACATCAACAGAGGTATATATAACAGATTTAAGCAATGTGATTAAATTTTTAATCAACAAGTAA
- the pyrB gene encoding aspartate carbamoyltransferase, which translates to MINPLYRKHIISINDMSSNELELVLNIAAHLKFKPQPELLKNKVIASCFFEASTRTRLSFETAIHRLGASVVGFSDAHSTSLSKKGETLADTISVISTYVDAIIIRHPHEGAARLATEFSGTVPILNAGDGANQHPTQTLLDLFNIYETQGKLNNLRIAMVGDLKYGRTVHSLTQALIKFDSNHFYFIAPDTLGMPSYILHTLIDHDIKYSMHLNLAEVIPELDILYMTRVQKERLDPTEYINVKAQFVLQIHHLLHARANMRILHPLPRVDEIAYEVDQTPYAYYFQQAGNGVFTRQALLALVLNKYLTE; encoded by the coding sequence TTGATAAATCCCCTCTATAGAAAACATATTATTTCTATCAATGATATGAGCAGCAACGAACTAGAATTAGTTTTAAACATAGCAGCTCATCTAAAATTCAAACCACAGCCAGAATTACTGAAAAACAAGGTAATAGCTAGCTGTTTTTTTGAGGCTTCTACCCGTACTAGATTATCGTTTGAAACAGCTATTCATCGCCTTGGAGCATCAGTAGTAGGCTTTTCTGATGCTCATAGTACCTCTTTAAGCAAAAAAGGCGAAACATTAGCAGATACTATTTCCGTCATTAGTACCTATGTAGATGCAATAATAATCCGCCATCCACATGAAGGTGCTGCAAGATTAGCAACTGAGTTTTCCGGTACAGTACCTATCCTTAACGCCGGTGATGGAGCTAATCAACATCCAACGCAAACCTTACTTGATCTTTTCAATATTTATGAAACCCAAGGTAAATTAAACAATCTTCGTATTGCTATGGTTGGTGATTTAAAATATGGTCGTACGGTACATTCCCTCACGCAAGCATTGATAAAATTCGATAGTAATCACTTTTATTTTATTGCACCTGATACGTTAGGTATGCCTTCTTATATTTTACATACTCTTATAGATCACGATATTAAGTATAGTATGCATCTTAATCTCGCAGAAGTTATACCCGAGTTAGATATTTTATATATGACTAGAGTACAAAAAGAACGTTTAGATCCTACTGAATATATTAACGTTAAAGCACAATTTGTACTACAGATTCATCATCTGCTCCATGCACGCGCGAACATGCGTATTCTTCATCCTTTACCAAGAGTTGATGAAATAGCCTATGAAGTAGATCAAACGCCCTATGCGTACTATTTTCAACAAGCAGGCAATGGTGTGTTTACTCGCCAAGCTTTACTCGCACTAGTATTAAATAAATATTTAACTGAATAA
- the pyrI gene encoding aspartate carbamoyltransferase regulatory subunit: MHQYHKLQVEAIYCGTVIDHIPAQVGIKLLSWFKLTATDERITIGLNLPSNKQGKKDLIKIENVLLTEEQANQLAIYAPYATVNRIANYNVVCKRTLTLPESIANVFICPNSNCVSRSEPVASGFIIKTRGKQIHLKCKYCEKVFERRAVESSNLK, from the coding sequence ATGCATCAGTATCATAAATTGCAGGTAGAAGCAATTTATTGCGGTACAGTAATCGACCATATACCAGCACAAGTTGGTATTAAACTACTTAGTTGGTTTAAACTGACAGCTACGGATGAACGTATTACTATTGGTTTAAATTTGCCTTCAAATAAGCAGGGTAAAAAAGATCTAATAAAAATAGAAAATGTATTATTAACTGAGGAACAAGCTAACCAGTTAGCAATTTATGCTCCTTATGCTACAGTAAATCGCATTGCCAATTATAATGTAGTATGTAAACGTACCTTAACGTTGCCTGAAAGTATCGCAAATGTATTTATTTGTCCTAATAGCAACTGTGTTAGCCGTAGTGAACCTGTAGCATCAGGATTTATTATTAAAACTAGAGGCAAACAGATACATTTAAAATGTAAGTATTGCGAAAAAGTTTTTGAGCGTAGAGCAGTAGAATCAAGTAATTTAAAATAA
- a CDS encoding Rid family detoxifying hydrolase produces the protein MNHIIHTQNAPAAIGPYVQARNIGLMTFISGQIPICPLSGKIADNIIDQTKQSLQNIKAIVEAIGSNVTIANIIKTTIFLIDINQLSVVNTIYESFFTEHHAPFPARTCVEVSRLPKNVNIEIEAIVAIYS, from the coding sequence ATGAACCATATTATTCATACGCAAAATGCACCAGCAGCAATTGGTCCATATGTACAAGCTAGAAATATTGGTCTGATGACTTTTATCTCGGGACAGATTCCTATTTGTCCGTTAAGCGGCAAAATAGCCGATAACATTATCGATCAAACAAAACAGTCATTGCAAAATATCAAAGCAATAGTTGAAGCTATAGGTAGTAATGTTACTATAGCTAATATTATCAAAACAACTATTTTTCTTATTGATATAAATCAACTTTCCGTTGTAAATACCATTTATGAAAGTTTTTTTACAGAGCATCATGCACCATTTCCAGCACGCACTTGTGTAGAAGTTAGTAGGCTACCTAAAAACGTCAACATTGAGATTGAAGCTATTGTAGCAATATATTCATAA
- the cspE gene encoding transcription antiterminator/RNA stability regulator CspE, translating to MSKIKGNVKWFNESKGFGFITPEDGSKDVFVHFSAIQSNGFKTLAEGQRVEFEITNGAKGPSAADVIAI from the coding sequence ATGTCTAAGATTAAAGGTAACGTTAAATGGTTTAATGAATCCAAAGGATTCGGTTTTATTACCCCTGAAGATGGTAGTAAAGATGTTTTTGTACATTTCTCTGCCATTCAGAGTAACGGTTTTAAAACATTAGCTGAAGGTCAGCGTGTAGAGTTTGAAATTACTAATGGCGCCAAAGGCCCATCAGCTGCTGACGTTATTGCTATCTAA
- the queC gene encoding 7-cyano-7-deazaguanine synthase QueC, whose translation MKKTVVVFSGGQDSTTCLIQALTQYDQVYCITFDYGQRHRAEICIARRLTITLGAYDHQIIDTSALNVLAASSLTRENIIVPLAEKNHMNSSLSTFVPGRNIVFLTLAAIYAYQVKAEVIITGVCETDFSGYPDCREKFIQALNKAVNLGMAYNIHFISPLMWLNKAETWALADYYQKLDLVCNETLTCYNGIQGKGCGFCTSCSLRARGLETYKQQPKLTMSSLKAKTGLP comes from the coding sequence ATAAAAAAAACGGTAGTTGTTTTTAGCGGTGGACAAGACTCAACAACCTGTCTAATTCAAGCTTTAACCCAATATGATCAGGTATATTGTATCACCTTTGATTATGGTCAACGCCATCGTGCTGAAATCTGCATTGCTCGTAGACTAACTATTACTTTAGGCGCTTATGATCATCAAATAATAGATACTAGTGCACTTAATGTATTAGCAGCAAGCAGTTTAACAAGAGAAAATATTATCGTACCATTAGCTGAAAAAAATCATATGAATAGTTCTCTTAGTACTTTTGTTCCTGGACGTAATATTGTATTTTTAACGTTAGCTGCTATTTATGCATATCAGGTTAAAGCAGAAGTAATCATTACCGGAGTGTGTGAAACAGATTTTTCTGGTTATCCAGATTGTCGGGAAAAATTTATTCAGGCACTAAATAAGGCAGTTAATCTTGGGATGGCGTATAATATTCATTTTATTAGTCCACTAATGTGGCTAAATAAAGCAGAAACTTGGGCACTAGCAGATTATTATCAAAAGTTAGATCTAGTTTGTAATGAAACTCTTACTTGTTACAATGGTATTCAAGGTAAAGGTTGTGGTTTTTGTACGTCGTGTTCGTTACGTGCCCGTGGCTTAGAAACGTACAAACAGCAACCAAAATTAACTATGTCTTCACTTAAAGCTAAGACTGGATTACCCTAA
- the lon gene encoding endopeptidase La, whose translation MNIERSERIEIPVLPLRDVVVYPYMVIPLFVGREKSIRCLEAAMDNDKKIMLVAQKEALTDEPNTNDLFSIGTVSCILQMLKLPDGTVKVLVEGLTRARIIKLADSGNHFTAEADYFDVTEIDEREQEVLVRTAINQFEGYIKLNKKIPPEVLTSLHSIEDAARLADTIAAHMPLKLIDKQSVLEMTNVSERLEYLMAMMESEIDLLQVEKRIRNRVKKQMEKSQREYYLNEQMKAIQKELGEMEDIPDEYETLRRKIEAAKMSLEAREKTEVELQKLKMMSPMSAEATVVRSYIEWMLSVPWHARSKVKKDLIKAQEILDKDHYGLNRVKDRILEYLAVQSRVSKIKGPILCLVGPPGVGKTSLGQSIARSTGRKYVRMALGGVRDEAEIRGHRRTYIGSMPGKLIQKIARVGVKNPLFLLDEIDKMSSDMRGDPASALLEVLDPEQNITFNDHYLEVDYDLSDVMFVATSNSMNIPSPLLDRMEVIRLSGYTEDEKLNIARQHLLNKQFERNAIKNGELFIKDCAIVNIIRYYTREAGVRNLEREISKLCRKAVKTLIMDKSIKQIIIDAANLKAFLGVQRFDYGRAEGKNHIGQVTGLAWTEVGGELLTIETACVPGKGKLIYTGSLGEVMQESIQAALTVVRARVEKLGISPAFYEKSDIHVHVPEGATPKDGPSAGIAMCTALVSCLTGNPVIASVAMTGEITLRGQVLPIGGLKEKLLAAHRGGIRTVLIPDENKRDLEEMPATVIHDLNIKLVQRIDEVLTLALQYSPFNINRVTKS comes from the coding sequence ATGAATATTGAGCGTTCCGAACGTATAGAAATCCCCGTCTTACCTCTACGCGATGTTGTAGTATACCCGTATATGGTTATTCCATTATTTGTCGGCCGAGAAAAATCCATTCGATGTCTTGAAGCAGCTATGGATAATGATAAAAAGATCATGCTAGTAGCACAGAAAGAAGCTTTAACTGATGAACCAAATACTAATGACCTATTTTCCATAGGAACCGTATCATGTATTTTACAGATGCTAAAATTACCTGATGGTACAGTAAAAGTTTTGGTCGAAGGATTAACGCGTGCTCGTATCATAAAATTAGCAGATAGTGGTAATCATTTTACCGCTGAAGCAGACTATTTTGATGTTACAGAGATAGACGAGCGCGAACAAGAAGTACTTGTCCGTACAGCTATTAATCAATTCGAAGGATATATTAAACTAAATAAAAAAATTCCACCTGAAGTTCTTACTTCGCTTCATAGCATTGAAGATGCAGCTAGATTAGCTGATACTATCGCTGCTCATATGCCATTAAAACTGATTGACAAACAGTCAGTGCTCGAAATGACAAATGTTTCCGAACGGCTAGAATACCTTATGGCCATGATGGAGTCAGAAATAGATTTATTACAGGTAGAAAAACGTATCCGTAATAGAGTAAAAAAACAAATGGAGAAAAGCCAGCGAGAATATTATTTAAACGAACAGATGAAAGCGATTCAAAAAGAACTAGGAGAAATGGAGGATATACCTGACGAATATGAAACGCTAAGACGTAAGATAGAAGCTGCTAAAATGTCATTAGAAGCAAGGGAAAAAACAGAGGTAGAATTACAAAAACTTAAGATGATGTCACCTATGTCAGCTGAGGCAACTGTGGTTCGTAGTTATATAGAATGGATGTTATCAGTACCATGGCACGCACGCAGTAAAGTAAAAAAAGATCTAATAAAGGCACAAGAGATTCTTGATAAAGACCATTATGGTTTAAATAGAGTGAAAGACCGTATTTTAGAATACCTTGCTGTACAGAGCCGTGTGAGCAAGATTAAAGGTCCAATATTGTGCTTAGTTGGACCACCAGGGGTAGGAAAAACATCTTTGGGTCAATCTATTGCAAGGTCAACAGGACGTAAATATGTGAGAATGGCACTTGGTGGAGTACGAGATGAAGCCGAAATACGTGGTCATCGCCGGACTTATATTGGTTCTATGCCAGGTAAGCTTATCCAAAAAATTGCTCGAGTAGGTGTTAAAAACCCGCTTTTTCTGCTTGATGAAATTGATAAAATGTCATCTGATATGCGTGGTGATCCAGCTTCAGCTTTACTAGAAGTATTAGATCCTGAACAAAATATTACCTTTAATGATCACTATTTAGAAGTAGATTATGATCTCTCTGATGTAATGTTTGTAGCTACATCTAATTCTATGAATATTCCTTCGCCATTGCTCGATAGAATGGAAGTAATACGATTATCAGGTTATACCGAAGATGAAAAACTCAATATTGCACGTCAACATTTATTGAATAAACAATTCGAACGTAATGCCATTAAAAATGGTGAATTGTTTATTAAAGATTGCGCAATAGTTAATATAATCCGTTATTATACTCGTGAAGCAGGAGTACGTAATCTAGAACGTGAAATTTCTAAATTATGTCGTAAGGCGGTTAAAACGCTAATTATGGATAAGAGTATCAAACAGATAATAATTGATGCTGCTAATCTTAAGGCATTTCTTGGTGTACAACGTTTTGACTATGGACGTGCAGAAGGAAAAAATCATATTGGGCAAGTTACTGGCCTTGCATGGACAGAAGTAGGTGGAGAGTTACTAACAATTGAAACTGCCTGTGTTCCTGGTAAAGGGAAATTAATTTATACTGGTTCGTTAGGCGAAGTCATGCAAGAATCAATTCAGGCGGCCCTAACTGTTGTACGAGCTAGAGTCGAAAAACTAGGTATTTCTCCAGCTTTTTATGAAAAAAGCGATATACATGTGCATGTCCCAGAAGGAGCTACACCGAAAGATGGTCCGAGTGCTGGCATAGCTATGTGTACTGCTTTAGTCTCCTGTCTAACAGGTAATCCTGTTATAGCTTCTGTTGCTATGACAGGGGAAATAACACTACGTGGTCAAGTTTTGCCAATTGGAGGGTTAAAGGAAAAGTTATTAGCTGCTCATCGTGGTGGTATTCGAACGGTATTAATACCGGACGAAAACAAACGTGATTTAGAAGAAATGCCAGCTACTGTTATTCATGATCTAAATATAAAACTAGTACAACGTATTGATGAAGTACTAACTTTAGCATTACAATATTCTCCATTTAATATCAATAGAGTTACCAAATCTTAA